The genomic interval TGTCCCTTGTAGCGACCGGGCTTGATGGTCCCGCCGTAGACAAAGATCGCCGGAATGTTGAGGCGGGCGATGCCGATCATCGCGCCGGGCATGTTCTTGTCACAGCCGCCGGTGGCGAGTACGCCGTCCAGGCTCTGGCCGTTGCAGACGGTTTCGATGGAATCGGCGATCACCTCCCGGGACACCAGCGAGTACTTCATACCCTCGGTGCCCATGGAGATGCCATCGGAGATAGTGATGGTGCCAAAACTCACCGGCATGGCCCCGGCAGCGCGAAGCGCCTCACTGGCCCGCTCCGCCTGGGCGCCGATGCCCAGGTTGCAGGGGGTGATGGTGCTATGGGCATTGCCGACGCCGACAATGGGCTTGTCGAAATCCTCGTCGCCAAAACCGGCGGCGCGCAGCATGGCGCGGTTGGGTGTTCGGGCCAGCCCCTCGGTGGTGGCGCGGCTTCGGCGATTGTCAGCCATGAATGAGTCCTCGGGAAGTGGTTATAGATAGCCTGTCGAAAATACGAGATCGCCGCCCGTCTGGCAATGGATCCCGGCGGTCATGGCATACTCTGCTTCCCATGCTCTGAACCTCGTGGATGGACTGTCGTGACCACACCCAGTGCGCGCTACCAGGCCGACCTGGACAGCGGTGACTTTCTCGCCGACCCGGCGCAGCAGGCGGCGATCGAGTCCCTGGATGCCCTTCACCAACGACTGGTCGATCCACCGCCGACACCCCGCCCGAGTGGCCTGCGCGGCTGGTGGGCGCGCCGTGGGGGTCCGCCCGCGGCGGAGCCGGGCCTGTACCTCTGGGGGGGCGTGGGTCGCGGCAAGACCTATCTGATGGACACGTTCTACGAGTGTCTGCCCGCCCCGATCAGCAAGCGGCGGGTTCACTTCCATCGGTTCATGAAGTCCGCCCACGAGCGGCTGCGGGCGTTGCGACAACAGCAGGATCCGTTGCGACAGATTGCCTCGGAATGGGCGGCGGACGCCCGGGTGCTGTGTTTTGACGAGTTCTTCGTCAGTGACATCACCGACGCCATGATCCTCTCCGGGCTGCTGCACGGGCTGGTGGAGGAGGGGGTCACCCTGGTGGCCACCTCCAATGTGCCGCCGGCGCGGCTTTACCACGACGGGCTGCAGCGCGAGCGTTTTCTGCCGGCCATTCAGCTACTGGAGGACCACACCCGGGTGCTCAATGTGGATGGAGGCACGGACTACCGCCTTCGGCGGTTGAGCCGCGCGCCGATTTACCACGTGCCGGCGGATGAGCGGGCCGAAGTGGCCATGGCCACGGCCTTCGAAGAGCTCTCACCGGATCGCGACCATGATGGCTCCGAGCTCGAGATCAACCATCGAGTGATTCCCACCCGGGCGGTGGGTGACGGCGTCCTGTGGACGGACTTCAGTGCGCTCTGTGAGGGACCCCGGAGCCAGGACGATTACATTGAAATTGCCCGGCAGTTCCATACGGTGCTGATCTCCCGGATACCGGTGTTGGATCGGGAGCGTGAGGACGCCGCTCGGCGGTTTATCGCGCTGGTGGACGAATTCTACGATCGAAGCGTCAAGCTGGTCATTTCAGCCACCGCCGACATTGAATGGCTGTACCGGGGCTACCGCCTTCGTTTTGAGTTTCGTCGCACCGCCTCGCGGTTGCGGGCCATGCAGACCCATGACTATCTGGCAACCGCCCACCGGCCGTGAGGTTATCCACGAATCCTGTGGATAAGGTTGTGGATGAATACAGGCAAAACCGCTGCAAGTGGCATGGTGACAAGGCGGGCTTTAAATCGGCGAAACCTTGACCAGTTTAATTAAGCCAACAAAAACAGAGACTTACGGGTTATCCAGATCAATCAATAAGTTACAGAACCTATTGAAAAACGAACTCTGCTGCGGTGTGCATAACCTCGATTGTCAATCCCTTCTTT from Spiribacter sp. 2438 carries:
- the zapE gene encoding cell division protein ZapE, translated to MTTPSARYQADLDSGDFLADPAQQAAIESLDALHQRLVDPPPTPRPSGLRGWWARRGGPPAAEPGLYLWGGVGRGKTYLMDTFYECLPAPISKRRVHFHRFMKSAHERLRALRQQQDPLRQIASEWAADARVLCFDEFFVSDITDAMILSGLLHGLVEEGVTLVATSNVPPARLYHDGLQRERFLPAIQLLEDHTRVLNVDGGTDYRLRRLSRAPIYHVPADERAEVAMATAFEELSPDRDHDGSELEINHRVIPTRAVGDGVLWTDFSALCEGPRSQDDYIEIARQFHTVLISRIPVLDREREDAARRFIALVDEFYDRSVKLVISATADIEWLYRGYRLRFEFRRTASRLRAMQTHDYLATAHRP